One window of Aerococcus tenax genomic DNA carries:
- a CDS encoding CsbD family protein: MSEKFDQIKGKVKETAGKVFDDKGTENEGKTEDLSAQAKEAVNDVKDSVKGAVDGVKNSFSDDKE, from the coding sequence ATGTCAGAAAAATTTGATCAAATTAAGGGTAAAGTCAAAGAAACCGCTGGAAAAGTATTTGATGACAAAGGAACTGAAAACGAAGGCAAGACTGAAGACCTATCTGCCCAAGCTAAAGAAGCAGTTAACGATGTAAAGGACTCCGTAAAGGGAGCAGTTGATGGGGTTAAGAATAGCTTTTCAGACGACAAAGAATAA
- the ltrA gene encoding group II intron reverse transcriptase/maturase produces the protein MGKAEKLRKQRSLQRNKVEPEKYVDVLSGRAIEYMKRHDGSLMSLVVREENLMRAAQLVRKNKGAAGIDGVSAEAAEAEVRKYLRPLQQKLMNATYKPQPVKRVEIPKANGGVRRLGIPVVRDRIVQQAIRQVIEPIIDPQLSPYSHGFRKGKSAHSALKQCVDYYETGYKVVVDCDLKNCFDNFNQDKMIHYLEQMVKDPAISRILRRFMSAGVIDMSGQFIDSHTGTPQGGVISPLLCNVYLNELDRELERRGHRFVRYADDFAIFVKSKRAGERVLKSITTYIEKDLRLTVNHEKSQVGSPTRLKFLGCLIKPTRKGCRFRPTNEAKKKFKAKLKRLTSRKRPGTFKTIVKEINQVTQGWINYFGVGYIKTYIEEIEQWLNHRLRQLILKRWKNCRTKIIRLMRLGLDSESAKRIAFSRKKYWRLSKTPEVHYALTTKRLRQWGLKSLTLLAESAYLRY, from the coding sequence ATGGGAAAAGCAGAAAAGTTGCGGAAGCAACGCAGCCTACAGAGGAATAAGGTGGAACCTGAAAAGTATGTAGATGTGCTTAGTGGTAGAGCTATTGAATATATGAAAAGACATGATGGGTCTCTAATGAGTCTCGTTGTCAGAGAAGAAAACCTCATGCGAGCAGCTCAATTAGTTCGTAAGAACAAAGGAGCAGCTGGTATTGATGGTGTTTCCGCAGAAGCTGCGGAAGCTGAAGTAAGAAAGTATCTTAGACCCTTACAACAGAAATTGATGAATGCAACATATAAACCTCAACCGGTCAAGCGGGTAGAAATTCCCAAAGCCAATGGAGGAGTTCGTCGATTAGGTATTCCTGTGGTCAGGGATCGCATTGTTCAACAAGCCATTCGACAAGTGATTGAACCAATCATAGATCCTCAACTATCACCTTATAGTCATGGCTTTCGTAAAGGCAAGAGTGCACATAGTGCACTGAAACAATGTGTCGACTATTACGAAACAGGCTATAAAGTTGTGGTTGATTGCGATCTAAAGAATTGTTTCGATAATTTTAATCAAGATAAAATGATTCATTACTTGGAACAAATGGTAAAAGATCCAGCGATATCACGTATTCTTAGACGTTTTATGAGTGCAGGTGTTATTGATATGTCTGGTCAATTTATTGACAGTCATACGGGTACCCCTCAAGGGGGTGTTATTTCACCGCTTCTATGTAATGTTTATTTAAATGAATTGGATAGAGAATTAGAACGTCGTGGACATCGTTTTGTACGTTACGCAGATGACTTTGCGATTTTCGTCAAATCTAAGCGAGCAGGAGAACGTGTGCTAAAAAGTATTACTACTTACATTGAAAAAGATCTTCGATTAACCGTTAACCATGAGAAAAGTCAAGTGGGTTCGCCAACCCGTTTAAAATTCTTGGGTTGCCTTATCAAGCCTACCCGAAAGGGTTGTCGTTTTCGTCCGACGAATGAAGCGAAGAAGAAATTCAAAGCAAAGTTAAAACGTCTGACAAGTCGAAAGCGACCAGGTACCTTTAAAACCATTGTAAAAGAGATCAACCAAGTCACACAAGGTTGGATCAACTATTTTGGAGTAGGCTATATTAAAACCTATATTGAAGAGATAGAACAATGGTTAAACCATCGCCTAAGGCAACTCATTTTGAAGCGATGGAAAAACTGTCGAACGAAGATTATACGCCTCATGCGGTTGGGATTGGATAGTGAAAGCGCGAAGCGTATTGCTTTCTCACGCAAGAAGTATTGGCGTCTATCCAAGACACCGGAGGTGCACTACGCTCTGACAACAAAAAGACTCCGTCAGTGGGGATTAAAATCATTAACCCTCCTGGCGGAGTCTGCCTATTTAAGATATTGA
- a CDS encoding ClC family H(+)/Cl(-) exchange transporter: MKTSPFKANKLQTEVAKSHALSIIEAIAVGALAGFFAVLYRYLLGYASQWHTWLFSQNHLSFIAITIITVILMAGVTGYLLKQSPLSGGSGIPQVTGELLGQFNMPVLSLLLSKFVGGLFAIISGMSLGREGPSIQIGAAVAKGYSKKRQTSPEDSRLLITAGAAAGLAAAFNAPIAASLFVLEEIHKSISSFILIPALISAILADLISKSLFGLQPSFALKTPESFPLKLYFALILLGIASALIGYCFSKSLLALQTTMQKFFPKIIHRVMAGFLLAALVSYGFSWITGSGHELVFDFIAQPFSLQLLLIILFAKIFFTAFCYSTGVPGGIFLPTLAIGCLSGASIFMLIQLFLPINSALLTNFMVLGMVGVLTAVVRSPLTSIILVVEMVGNLNNLLPLAIVAALAYIICERLGLAPIYESLYERMQDKAATKLTKKKISLTYQVSVLSQFNQLAVKDLAFPPSALLLNIERKGQSITPHGDTTLQALDTVKVLLDEDDLAASKKYIHSMNKD, translated from the coding sequence GTGAAAACAAGTCCATTCAAAGCCAATAAATTGCAGACCGAAGTGGCTAAGTCACACGCCCTCTCAATCATCGAGGCCATTGCCGTAGGAGCCTTAGCGGGATTCTTCGCAGTCCTCTACCGCTATTTATTAGGCTATGCTTCCCAGTGGCACACTTGGCTCTTTAGCCAAAATCATTTAAGCTTTATCGCTATAACTATCATTACGGTCATCCTGATGGCTGGGGTTACCGGCTACTTATTAAAACAGTCTCCCCTCTCTGGAGGCAGTGGCATCCCTCAGGTGACGGGAGAATTACTGGGACAATTTAATATGCCGGTTCTTTCCTTATTATTGTCAAAATTTGTAGGGGGGCTTTTTGCCATCATTAGCGGGATGTCTTTAGGACGTGAGGGTCCTTCGATTCAAATCGGAGCGGCTGTGGCTAAGGGTTACAGTAAAAAACGCCAGACCAGTCCTGAAGACAGTCGCCTCTTAATTACCGCCGGAGCCGCTGCCGGTTTAGCCGCTGCCTTTAATGCTCCAATTGCGGCAAGCTTATTTGTATTAGAAGAAATTCATAAGAGTATTTCTTCCTTTATCTTAATTCCCGCCCTGATTTCAGCCATCCTAGCTGACTTGATCTCTAAATCGCTATTTGGTTTACAGCCCTCCTTTGCCCTAAAAACACCAGAAAGCTTTCCCTTAAAACTTTATTTTGCTCTCATCCTTTTGGGGATAGCCTCTGCTCTTATCGGCTATTGCTTTTCCAAGTCACTTTTAGCCTTGCAAACCACCATGCAAAAGTTTTTTCCAAAAATAATTCACCGGGTAATGGCCGGTTTCCTATTGGCTGCTTTAGTTTCCTATGGTTTTTCTTGGATCACCGGGTCAGGACATGAACTGGTTTTTGACTTTATCGCCCAGCCCTTTTCCCTGCAGCTCCTCTTAATCATTCTCTTTGCCAAGATTTTCTTTACCGCCTTTTGCTATAGCACGGGGGTTCCGGGCGGAATTTTTCTTCCTACATTGGCCATTGGTTGTCTCAGTGGGGCTAGCATTTTTATGCTTATTCAGCTTTTTCTTCCTATTAATTCAGCCTTATTAACTAATTTCATGGTTTTAGGCATGGTTGGAGTTCTAACGGCTGTGGTACGGTCGCCATTAACTTCTATCATTCTCGTTGTGGAAATGGTCGGCAATCTCAACAACCTCCTGCCCTTGGCCATTGTGGCTGCCCTTGCCTATATCATCTGCGAAAGACTGGGCCTGGCGCCTATTTATGAAAGTCTTTATGAACGGATGCAGGACAAAGCAGCGACAAAGCTCACCAAGAAAAAAATTAGCCTGACTTATCAAGTGAGTGTCCTCTCCCAATTTAACCAGCTAGCCGTTAAAGACTTAGCCTTTCCGCCTAGTGCCCTGCTCTTAAATATTGAACGCAAGGGGCAAAGTATCACCCCACATGGTGATACCACACTCCAAGCCCTAGATACCGTAAAGGTCTTGTTAGATGAAGACGACTTAGCCGCTAGTAAAAAATATATCCACTCTATGAATAAAGATTAA
- a CDS encoding LysM peptidoglycan-binding domain-containing protein → MKKTKKIMLGTSVLTSAALAAVIAPNVDAAEYTIKVGDTLSELALQFNTTIEELRDGNNIEDVNLIFAGETLDVPSAETPQASNKKEVKAEKPAPAPAAKTTTSQTADANGVYTVVAGDTLNKIAAQFNTTAQAIRDLNGLQGDLILIGQQLQVKVALQESPAPVAEYQAAPQASVVEEEKLVTELPEVTANEGHVEENVSPVEAPASPEVAEAEVAPKTEVVEAEVASPAPAKEVKVEETVVSEAAPAKEAAEKAQAEQAQAAKEAQVQAEQAAKEAEAQKAAQAAKEAEAKKAAQAQAQAEQAAKEAEAQRAAQAAKEAEEQKAAQAAKQAEIEKSQLQAQTYQAANTQVQAQPVSTNNATVLSAYDGSVDPRGLAPAGQCTYYVINRLHALGKPVPGPMGNANQWAYTASNHGIPVSNTPTVGSVVSFPAGVAGASGYGHVAFVEGVNPDGSIRISEMNFGGSPNVTYRTVDAGSAAASSYIHF, encoded by the coding sequence ATGAAAAAGACAAAGAAAATCATGTTAGGAACATCTGTACTGACTTCAGCGGCCTTAGCTGCTGTTATCGCACCAAATGTTGATGCGGCTGAATATACCATTAAGGTAGGAGACACTCTATCTGAATTAGCACTTCAATTTAATACCACTATTGAAGAATTACGTGACGGTAACAACATTGAAGATGTTAACCTTATCTTCGCTGGGGAAACCTTAGACGTTCCTTCTGCAGAAACACCTCAAGCTTCTAATAAAAAAGAAGTTAAAGCTGAAAAACCAGCACCAGCACCTGCTGCAAAAACCACTACTAGCCAAACTGCAGATGCTAATGGCGTTTACACCGTTGTTGCTGGAGACACTTTAAACAAAATTGCTGCTCAATTTAACACCACTGCTCAAGCCATTCGTGATTTGAACGGTTTACAAGGGGACTTAATCTTAATTGGTCAACAATTACAAGTGAAAGTGGCTTTACAAGAAAGCCCAGCTCCAGTTGCTGAATACCAAGCAGCTCCTCAAGCTTCAGTTGTTGAAGAAGAAAAATTAGTTACTGAACTTCCTGAAGTGACTGCAAATGAAGGACATGTAGAAGAAAACGTCAGTCCAGTTGAAGCACCAGCAAGTCCAGAAGTGGCAGAAGCTGAAGTCGCTCCTAAAACAGAAGTTGTTGAAGCAGAAGTCGCTAGCCCAGCTCCAGCCAAAGAAGTAAAAGTTGAAGAAACTGTAGTTAGTGAAGCTGCTCCAGCAAAAGAAGCTGCTGAAAAAGCTCAGGCAGAACAAGCCCAAGCTGCTAAAGAAGCGCAAGTTCAAGCAGAACAAGCAGCCAAAGAGGCAGAAGCTCAAAAAGCTGCTCAAGCCGCTAAGGAAGCTGAAGCGAAAAAGGCCGCTCAAGCGCAAGCCCAAGCAGAACAAGCTGCCAAGGAAGCCGAAGCCCAAAGAGCCGCTCAAGCCGCTAAGGAAGCTGAAGAACAAAAGGCAGCCCAAGCTGCTAAACAAGCTGAAATTGAAAAATCTCAACTACAAGCCCAAACTTACCAAGCAGCTAATACTCAAGTCCAAGCCCAACCAGTAAGCACAAACAATGCTACTGTCTTATCTGCTTACGATGGGAGTGTTGACCCACGTGGTTTAGCTCCAGCAGGACAATGTACTTATTATGTCATTAACCGCCTACATGCCTTAGGCAAACCAGTTCCTGGTCCTATGGGTAACGCTAACCAGTGGGCATATACTGCAAGTAATCATGGTATCCCAGTATCAAATACACCAACCGTCGGCTCTGTGGTTTCCTTCCCAGCCGGTGTTGCAGGTGCATCTGGTTATGGCCACGTTGCCTTTGTTGAAGGGGTTAACCCAGATGGTTCCATCCGTATTTCAGAAATGAACTTCGGTGGTTCACCAAACGTGACTTACCGTACCGTTGATGCTGGTTCTGCAGCAGCCTCATCCTACATCCATTTCTAA
- the yycF gene encoding response regulator YycF has product MKKILVVDDEKPISDIITFNLQKEGYDTLAAFDGEEALESFASYQPDLIVLDLMLPKKDGLEVCREIRKTSSVPIIMLTAKGEEIDKVLGLEMGADDYVTKPFSNRELSARIKANLRRSQVNVEAAEEKEESNELNVGNLTIHEDAYYVSKNGKEVDLTHREFELLHYLSKHLGQVMTREHLLQTVWGYDYFGDVRTVDVTVRRLREKIEDTPSHPKLLMTRRGVGYYLQDNDQE; this is encoded by the coding sequence ATGAAAAAAATTTTAGTCGTTGATGATGAAAAACCAATTTCAGATATCATTACTTTCAACCTTCAAAAGGAAGGCTATGATACCCTGGCAGCTTTCGATGGCGAAGAAGCCTTAGAAAGCTTTGCCAGCTACCAACCCGACCTTATTGTTTTGGACTTAATGTTGCCTAAAAAAGACGGCTTGGAAGTGTGTCGTGAGATCCGTAAGACCAGCAGTGTTCCTATCATTATGTTAACCGCTAAGGGTGAGGAAATTGACAAGGTGCTCGGCTTGGAAATGGGAGCCGATGACTATGTGACCAAGCCTTTTTCCAATCGGGAGCTTTCAGCGCGGATTAAGGCCAACCTCCGCCGTTCCCAGGTTAACGTTGAGGCTGCAGAAGAAAAAGAAGAAAGTAATGAATTAAATGTCGGTAACCTAACCATTCATGAAGATGCCTACTATGTGTCTAAAAATGGTAAGGAAGTTGACCTGACCCACCGTGAGTTTGAACTCCTTCATTACCTATCCAAGCACTTAGGCCAAGTCATGACCCGGGAACACCTCTTGCAGACGGTATGGGGCTATGACTACTTTGGCGATGTTCGGACCGTGGACGTGACCGTGCGTCGTCTACGTGAGAAGATTGAAGACACCCCCAGCCATCCCAAATTACTCATGACCCGCCGTGGGGTGGGGTATTATCTCCAAGATAATGACCAGGAGTAG